From Anastrepha obliqua isolate idAnaObli1 chromosome 3, idAnaObli1_1.0, whole genome shotgun sequence:
AGTGTATCGAATACTTTTGAACCATTTAGTTTTGATAAttgaaatttgctttattttattttgctttatttttatttgttattgttgttttaattttcctgGGATTTTTCTGTCTTTTAGTCATTCTTTTACTCTTCGGAAGATTGTACGTTTTTGCTTGTGTGAAATTTGCCGGGCTGCTTTTGTATGTTTTagacagtatttccttccagtTTCTATTATAATACATTTAATATCATGCCAGcagttttgtttacaattttttccttttaatttgtTGCAGCATTGGGTGTGAAATTTttcgtagtttttgttttgttttatggaTTTGAGTGCAACGGCGCCAAAATATTCAATATGATCGTTGGACTTGGGTTGAACTTAATTGCTTACcaaaataaacttttgttggtacgaaaataataaaaaatcaaagcttTCAGtgaactttgattctttaaaacatttaatctAAGTGTTATTTAGTATTCTGCGATAAAGATTATACAACCCATATTAAAcctttgagaaaaagtggctataatttataaaaaatattgcacggaaacaaataataaaataataaaaatatgaaaaatattttgacataCCAAAGCATTCAAGTCATTTGCATTTCTTTAACTAAAACCATCTCCgcctttcaaatttatttcattaacttaCAAACCTCGTGAAGGTAAAATTTTGAACTaacaaaagcaagcaaaaataaaaatacaaaaacaaaacaaatgcttCTCTCAGCTGTCAAGAAAGtgcttttacatacatatctattttcGGCATCGTTTGCTAAGATGATTTTATATACCGTTACCTCGCTGAGTTGTTGCACACGCGCCAGTCATCAATCAATCATAAAGTGGTCTTAAGAGTGAGACAAAAATACCTAGAAAACTGACACCATTTGAGGTGACTCAGTCGGTTAATTATAATTACACAATAGGAAAATTGTGCGACAATTATCAGAAATGTTTTATTCAACTCGACAGACCTTTTATAACATAATCGTCCAAAAAATGAAAGTAGTTTGGAGCAAAAATGTGCAAGTGGAAGACCACGGAATATATGTATCTGATCGCGCCGAACGTGTTTTGTTGAGAAAAGTAGCCGCAAACCCTcagatttcgaaaaaaaaccttgTTGGTGAGTTTAGAGTCGAAGTTTCGCATAAAAAGTCCACCAAATTTTGCAAAAGCATAATTATACTTCACGGGTTTCTCGAAAGAAGCCTTTAGCCCTCTGCCCAGCACATTGAAAAGCGGTTACCTTTCGCTAGAGACAGATAGCTACGGGATGATGTGATATTCTGCGATGAGACTAAAATCATGCTGTATTACAATGATGGATCCAATAGAGTGTGGATACAGCCATTTAAAGCACTAGAAGGGCGGAATACTATACCCACAGTGAAAATTGGCAAACTTTCATATCCAACAAATGACTGAGCGGATTTAGTGTTTATAAAAGATTAGATGGATGCACGCCAAAGGCAAAAGTACCAGCgcgattgttaaggccgatgatgtcaatattatcggcatacgccagcaattgtacgctcttataaaatattgtgcctgagcgattaagttctgcggctcgtatgatgctctccaacatcaggttaaagaagtctcACGACAgcaagtcaccctgtctgaaactttCAGACATCGCGTCCtacagataactcctcttcgtactgtcgaatgcagttttgaaatCAACGAAatgatggtgtgtgtcgattctcttttcatgagttttttctaagatttggcgtattgtgaatatttggtcgatggtagactttccaggtctaaggccacactgataaggtccaatcagttggttgacggtgggcttcagcctttcacacaatacgctcgctagaaccatataggcgatatttagaatactaatctcgcggtaattggcacagattgcaggctcgcccttcttatggattgagcagagcacacttaaattccaatcggtaggcatgcttttatccgaccatattttgcatagaagcggatgcatgcaccttaccagctcctcgccgccatgtttgaatagctcagccggcagtccgtcggcgttgttgttctttagccgtgttatcgctattctcacctcgtaaTGTAAGTgaaacgacaattccgtcgtcgacgattggtATATCGGGATATTCATATTCTCTGTGCCATGcacagctatcactgtttaacaggttcgagaagtgttccctccataatttaagtatgctctggatgtcagtcaccagatcgccgtcttttttcatacaggaaaacgcccctggcttaaaaccttctgtaagctgccgaactttctggtagaattttcgggcgtttttCCTgctggccagcatctcaagctcctcgcactcacgtatttcggcctctcatttcttctttcggataatacgcctctcttccttttttagctctccgtagcgatcccacatggctcgcgttgcgcccgatcgccagcgtggctctataggtggcatcctttctttctgcggcagcatgacattcctcgttgtaccaactattttttcgggctcgccggagtccgatttcttcttcggcggctgAGAGCTGGTAACCCTCTGTTATTGGCCAcactttctgaatttttttcaccatgctCTTGGTGTTCTTCACACATTTTCGAGCAGTTCGGCATATGAACACACCCGTTTGATGCTTAttactcgaaaattttcgaGTTGAGATCCAGCATAacggttttttttatatatttgaacCATGCTTGTTTTGAATATTAAGACTTTCTCTTCAGCacttattttaagttttacaaattattcATACTCGTACAGAGTACTAACACCCTTGGAAATCTAGAGAAATGCtgccatttaaaattaaaaattattatttagctgctcaaaagctcaaaaatttcaagcaaacatTTGAGTAGTTGAGCAATGAACAAATTCGAGCGAGTATGAAGCTACTTGTATTGCTCGTTTTCCGGATATCTAGAAAacttatacaataaataaaaaaattacaaccatttgtggagcaacgccacaaaaaggaggagaaactcggccaaacacataacagaagtgtacgcgccaatcatttatttattttcttaattatgtGACTACCCGAAttgaataaatacatttaaataaaaaaacaattaaataaaaaacttgtattaataaatttagaaagtcGAATTAATTCAAATATACTTTCGAAATTGATATTACATTATAAGTGAATAGTTTACGGCTAATCTTAATCAATTCGTTTGCCATCTTAGTTCCCAAAAACACTTATTTATAACTCTTACGCGTGCGAGCTATTTCTTATATGAagcatactatttttttttttaatatcctcTTTGACTTgccgctccattgcttgttagCCAGCTGCGTTCTTTTTAAATTCGTTCACACACTCACCACTCCATTTCatcataaacaaatttataaaagaacGTGCAGCTCGAATTTCCTTATTTCACATTTTGCAACGCTTCCACTAAAGTGAGTccagaagtatgaataatttgTCTTGAACTTCATTAACCCCGCTTAACGTTTCATCTACAATGCCTTATGTTAGTAAACTTCGTTATTTCGCTGTAATTATTCACATTTCTCTATGTTTTGCGCGGCGGTCTCAGAAAaagaatataattaatttttagaatatcaCACGTGTGGACAGCGAGCCAACGAGCCAAAGTGTTGGCCTGCATGCACATAAATTCGGGCGCGTGTACCGCACACGTTTTTCGCTGAGCTGATATTATTTGAAGGTCCATCTGACTTTTAGTCATTTGAATTatcacaatgtttttttttgtagttgtttgGTTAATGACCTATTCATGAAGTAGCAAATCGAGCGGGAACACAACAGATggcacaaaaataaaagcaaacaaaggTGAGATTTATGATCGACGAAGAGAAATGCTTTAAGTGTTACCCGTtaaccaaaaatgtttaatatactGGGACGTTCGAGTGGCACCAGTGTGTCTCTTGAAATAAGACTGCGGCTATAAATAAAGTGAGCGAGCGGGAGGTTTACGCGCTATGCAGAGTAGTTATGGCAAGGTTAATTAATCTTGCCGACGAAATTGGTAATCAATTAAAACAAGTTGCGAGCAGCTAACGTGGTTTGGCCCTAAGCGTTTGGCCGTCGATTCGTCTGTTTGTCTGTCAGCCATTCAATGAGAGTGGTGTGGAAATGTTAATTTGCTCGctctaaagaaaaaatacaattggATTAAGTAAacgtttaatattttaagcgtCAGATGCGAATATCAAGTCAAAATAGAACTAAAATAATGCCCACAACTCTGTTCACTGGCGATTGTTCGAGGATttctattgtatattttttgtctATTCTTCGTTTTTTGCAACAGTTCACATTTTAGCATACTTAGGCCAAAGAAGATGAGTATTTCTCATCAAAAAGCGATAGCTGCTTTCGTATAAATACTTTCCGAATAATTCAAGAACATCATTCTCGCAGATTAACTCATTCGCATCGGTCTTAAAGCAGCTAGTGTGTTATTGGCagcaaaatgaaattatttgtcGCATTTTTTGCCGTTTTTGCGGTCGTAGCCGGTGTCGAAGTGCCTACCAACGAGTACTTGCCTCCTGCAGAAGTGGCTGGATTTGAACAAGTTGCTGTGGAACCTCAGGCAGCTGCCGTCCTTGCTGATGACGGTTACCGTTACAAGACTGTGCGTCGTCTGAAATACCGCCACCGCCGTGATGTCAGTGAACTTCCCACCAACGAATATTTGCCACCTGTGGCCAGCGCTCCAGTAGCTGTTGCTGAGCAACAATTTGTTGTTGAACCACAAGAATCCGCCGTCCTTGCTAACGATGGTTACCGTTACAAAGCTGTGCGTCGTCTGAAATATCGCCATCGTCGCGATGTCAGCGAACTCCCCTCCAACGAATATCTGCCACCTGTAGCTGTTGCTGAGCAACAAGTTGTTGTTGAGCCACAAGAAACCGCCGCCCTTGCTGATGATGGTTACCGTTACAAGACTGTGCGCCGTCTGAAATACCGCCACCGTCGCGATGTCAGCGAATTACCTTCAAACGAGTACCTGCCACCAGCTCTCAACGTTCCCGTAGCTGTAGCTGAACAATTTGTTGTTGAACCCCAAGAATCCGCCGTCCTTGGTGATGATGGCTATCGTTACAAGGCTGTGCGCCGCTTGAAGTACCGTCATCGTCGTGATGTCAGTGAACTCCCCTCCAACGAATATCTGCCACCTGTAGCTGTTGCTGAGCAACAAGTTGTTGTTGAGCCACAAGAATCCGCCGCCCTTGCTGATGATGGTTACCGTTACAAGACTGTGCGTCGTCTAAAATACCGCCACCGTCGCGATGTCAGCGAATTACCTTCCAACGAGTACCTGCCCCCAGCTCTCAACGTTCCCGTAGCTGTAGCTGAACAAGTTGTTGTTGAACCCCAAGAATCCGCCGTCCTTGGTGATGATGGCTACCGTTACAAGGCTGTGCGCCGCTTGAAGTACCGTCATCGTCGTGATGTCAGTGAACTACCCTCCAACGAATATCTGCCACCTGTAGCTGTTGCTGAGCAACAAGTTGTTGTTGAGCCACAAGAATCCGCCGTCCTTGGTGATGATGGCTACCGTTACAAGGCTGTGCGTCGTCTGAAATACCGTCACCGTCGCGATGTCAGCGAACTGCCCTCCAACGAGTACCTGCCACCAGCTGTCAGCGCTCCCGTGCCGGTTGCAGAACAACAAGTTTTTGTTGAACCACAGGAAGCTGCAGTTCTTGCTGAAGATGGATACCGTTACAAAACTGTACGACGCCTGAAATATCGCCACCGTCGCGTTTAAGCGCAACATTTACACAAATACGTATTAAGTACAATTTAAGAGCACATTTCATTGACTACCTCAGCGATTTTTACCCACGAATAATAAATGCACTTTTTGTTAACATACTCGCATATCAATTTGCTGTGGTTTTTTGAATCCATTACTATGTGCACCTTACCTTATTCGCCGATACTATACCagctcaaaatatttacttagttttgcatttatttattacctTGAAAAATTTCCCCAATGCTTTGTAATCCAAGCCATCCGAGCAGTTAAATACTACACATTTTTTCGCTACAGCCTTTGCTAAATCTTTGCACGTCTCCGTTTTGCCTGTACCTGCTGGTCCTTCGGGAGCGCCACCCAAGCATAATTTTAACGCGCCCATCAGCGTTCTGAAAGAAAATCGTTAGTCAGCTATTTCGATTTATTGAAGAGAGCAGCGAATGTAAGGAAATTTAAAGTAGGCAAAGTAACAACAACTGATGGTGGACAGCTCTGCAAAAAAGGCAAAAGCCTAGTGAATACGTAAAATGGAGGAAAAAAGTTCATAAAGCCATAAATAGCTTTTCATATCTGAGTGTCCATTCAGGGTTCCTTTTTTCTAGGTGGACATCATTTTTGTGGCATGGGATTTTttctacatgtacatatgtatgtaagcgttcGACTGTTTGCTTTTACTGCCAAACAATGATTTATAcagtttaatataaaagcgtTATCTATAAAACCATTAAAAAAGGTTTCGGGTCTCACCACTATTTATGGGCGGAGAGCAAATTTAAGGGACCAAATGATTTTTACTTTCagcgtttttttaatatttattttttatttgaatacatTGTTGCTGCATTGGTTGTGAAGACAAGGCACTGAGTcgtattgcaaaatttatttgagttttggTACTGGGCAATATTATTATggtaattctctttttacaaactcaaaattattttgtttttaatttttttattttttctagaaCAATGACTTAAGCACAAATAAACATACCCCATAAAGTCAGCGTtcaccttatatatatttttaagttgattAAAAATACGATATAAACTTAAAgttctaaacatttttcattaatttattttcctactAAATTCGTACGTGTCTGCAGCAAACTGAGTAAAGTAGTAAAGTGAATGAATctgatggtgaacgaggacaaaacgaagtacccccTGACATCAAATATACAATCGACGCAGTCGCGTATCGATagccacgtcactgttgacagttatgatttcgaggttggaaaggacttcgtttatttaggaaccagcattaacactgataataatgtcagccttgaaatccaacggagaatatctcttgccaacaagtgttactttggactaagtaggcaactgagcagtaatgctgaaaacagtgaacgacgaacgcagtcccttaccgcagccccgaACGAGCACAAAAAACATCCCGTGAGAACAACCGCgatcttttaattacatatttacacaatacatcggtttgtgtgtgtatgtgtttggttgtatctacacaatgttgccattgatatttttgcttacgcactttttcacacatccgcgttatcagttacaatttttcattgtttaataaaccaaagccgaaaaccaacaaatgcaaatagttcatttatctataattaacattattcaacagtgtttttaagttatttgaataaaaattataatttttctaagtttattttgtaaatgatttcgaaatgtgctgattggcaacactgtgtggtgagagagcaatcagctggcaGGGTTCtacgggatttttcaaaaatcgtgaaataaaatctacgatactacgatacggaaggaaggaattttttatttacatggggttctcattagtttgatcgtaacagctgacagtggactctcgacgaacaaaactaacactcgaacgaatggtgcagaagcgtgaacgatgcaacatccgatgaggcgtcatttggagtgtttgagggaaAGATGCTGCGGAAGATTTGTGTACGCTTGCACGTTGGcgatggcgagtatcgcaggcgatggaaccaTGAACGGTGTGATCTTTACGATGACATATAactacatagcgcagcgaataaagatccagcggcgtCGTTGCCGGCTCTGAAAggattcgatgcgataccagctggtggtagcagagaaggaagaagacctcctttgcgttagaaagatcaggtggagaaagacttggtgTCTCCAACAGGCGTCAGTTAGCACGAGTAAGAAACGAATTCCGCACTTTGTTAGACTCGGCCAATATCGTTTAAGCggaatgaagaagaagaagtaattgCAGCAATATGTAAATATAGTAACCAAAAGTTTTGCGTTCTATTTTTAACATATGgagaaaaactttttaagtaatatacagaaattaaaattatttaatattttgttggataGCCACGATGTTTTAGGACTTCACTAAATCTTTTTAACattgagtttactaatttctctGCCCATTATATTTGCCCGCAAAACACTTCGCAAAGCGACTTTACTTGGTATTATATGCCGCCGAAATCTTTATACTTAGATCCCATGGATGCTCAACAGGATAGAGTTTCGGCGACTGTGGGTATTTTAAGCTGTTTTGAAGCATCGTGTAAGAGTTCAAGCTTTACGATCTCGTCTGCGTGttttgggtcgttatcttgttacCAAGATTTTTGATACTTTATTTCAAATCCctttttaaaatgttgaaataacGCCATTTATCCAATGTCGATCCAATAAAATCTAACTGACCCACACCACTTGTCGTCATGCATCCCTACACCATAACTCCACGGGCGCCGTGTTTGACTGTACCAACAAGACTTTGTTTCTCAAGAGCAGTGACTAATTCGCGCCAAACAATTTGACGACCTTTTATCTCAAGAACACAAAATTGGAGGCTTATTTATATGATTATTAGCGAATTCAATGCGATCTCGCCTGTTCAAAAGGGAAACAAACAGCTTTCTTGGAGCGATACTAGCATGCTGTACAGCTTAACGTAAAACTTTTCTACCATTTCccgcacacattttttacaattttttttattgtgtggTTTAcgtttccaataatttttaatgatgCTTTTTAGGTTTAATTTTGATTATGTTGCACACTTCTCGGAGCGATAGTAATCATAGATGCCCATACTTAGGTTTAGATGTTAAGATTTCGGTTTTTGATCCCCGGCGTTGAACAGAGAAATACTTTCTCCTGACAGCTTTGCTTACATACTTCCAATTTATCGCGAGTgggttgatgttgttccacaagtagAGGGACCTGCAATTTTATACCGCCTCCGAATGGCTTTATGTGAACTTTATtcacagcaaaaataaattcggAGGTTgtccattgtctgccgaggggccaccgcttttagaaaaatcatattctataattttggtgtttcctgAGGTGGTTTCAAGCCGGGGCACTATCGAAATATAGTCATAACATAGTcaaacatacacaaacacattcAGATGCAGCTACTAAGGAGTGGACCTGGATATTGAAGACCCCGAGGCACGGAAAAAAAGTATACAGTGGGTAGAAGAAAGTGGCAGTGGTATGTAGTAGCCGCTCTGCAGCCAGCAAAACCGAGTAGCAACTGAAGGCGATTTGGACGGTTTTTCTCATGACATTATTACTCGTGAACAAATTCCTGCCAGACTGACAGTAATTGGGAAATTCTATATTGGTGTCTCAAAATAGTCAAGAATGGCTCAATGTTACACTATAACCACGAGCCAGCTGATTTTTTGTTGGAATTAATTGGTTTGTGTTTTGTTGGCGAACTTCCGGAACTTAATTGTCACAGCTCGTTATTATTACTATTGAgccagaaataaaaagaaaaacaaaaaaattaaattaaaataaggaaAGAACttcatttctaattttagtaattaatttgaattattctcaGTATTTCTTAACAAGGAGAAATTATAGGTAATTCCATTCAAAAATGAGTTGAAATcccatttttctcaaaaaatatttatttattcatcaatttctattttatctattCCACGGTTTATGGTAGGTgttgatttttcaaattaaatattcatttttatcgGCTCCCGGCTTGAATTATTCGATGCCACTGTGTTTTGACTTACCTGTAGCAACGATCAGTCAGAGGTGTCACAACCAAACGCGGGTTATTGCCCAAGTATTCCATTCCATATTTAACATCAGTAACAACCATGCTAACACAGACCCACATCTCGCCCTCTGCAAAGATACATTTGTGTTGAGAAAGTAACTTgaacatttggttttttttactcAGTACTTACTCTCAGTTTCTTGCCAATAGTAGCGCAATTGCGAGATCCAGTCGAATTCTGTGATACTTTCAACATTGACGTCAATTAAATACTTGACAACATCGCGTGCTGTATGTTGCAacaaagatatgtatgtaaactgCTAAGCATAAATTTCTGCTGATAACCTACCATGCACGTCCAGCACAATTAAAGCTTCAATGGTGAGTCGTGTACCCGTCGATAAATCAGTACGCACCAGCTGTACCAAATCGCTGATTTGAGCATTACATTTCTGCAAATACTGAGAAACGGCGTCCGCGCTAAAAGCTTCCTCCACCTAAAAGAGGCGATAAGGGAGAGAGGGACACATACGATTATTAAATTGAACACATCAGAAGTTAAAATCGAATTCAAAAggataatatattaaaaaactcaaatcagaaAGAATCAATTAAACAACACATTcaatagaaaatgaaaaaattgcaaacattgCAATGATAATGGGGGAAAAAGAATTGTTGAGAATACCACAAACAAAGTAAAGCAAATATGCCAAGCGTGAAATCCAGCGTACACTAAAAATGCACACCGCAATGCCACCCATCGAGGGAATTCAAAAGGCatgacatatacatatgtatatgcatacacatatacattcgtgtgtatgtaaatgtaatATATCGTTGACTTACTATACAAACGTGCTAAGTTCactatttatgaaaattgaGATTTCAATGAAGTAGAATAGCACAATCGAGAatacttaatttacaaaaaaaaaactcgcgtA
This genomic window contains:
- the LOC129240430 gene encoding uncharacterized protein LOC129240430, coding for MKLFVAFFAVFAVVAGVEVPTNEYLPPAEVAGFEQVAVEPQAAAVLADDGYRYKTVRRLKYRHRRDVSELPTNEYLPPVASAPVAVAEQQFVVEPQESAVLANDGYRYKAVRRLKYRHRRDVSELPSNEYLPPVAVAEQQVVVEPQETAALADDGYRYKTVRRLKYRHRRDVSELPSNEYLPPALNVPVAVAEQFVVEPQESAVLGDDGYRYKAVRRLKYRHRRDVSELPSNEYLPPVAVAEQQVVVEPQESAALADDGYRYKTVRRLKYRHRRDVSELPSNEYLPPALNVPVAVAEQVVVEPQESAVLGDDGYRYKAVRRLKYRHRRDVSELPSNEYLPPVAVAEQQVVVEPQESAVLGDDGYRYKAVRRLKYRHRRDVSELPSNEYLPPAVSAPVPVAEQQVFVEPQEAAVLAEDGYRYKTVRRLKYRHRRV